DNA sequence from the Papio anubis isolate 15944 chromosome 7, Panubis1.0, whole genome shotgun sequence genome:
ccagaagttcgaggctgtaATAAGCTaccatggtgccactgcactccagcctgtgtgacagagcaagacctagtctctaaaaaaataagaatttaaaaaagaaagatggctgggtgtggtggctccccaacacttggggaggctaaggtgggaggatcgctggagcccatgagttcaagaccagcctgggcaacgtagggaaaccccgtctctactaaaaatacaaaaaattagccgggtgtggtggcgggcgcctgtagtcccagctactcgggaggctgaggcaggagaatggcgtgaagccgtaaggcagagcttgcagtaagccgagatcacgccagtgcactccagcctgggcgacagagtgaaattccgtctcaaaaataaataaataaataaataatttacctgggtggcacatgcctgctgTCCCAGATActctactctgaaggctgaggtgggaggatcgcttgggctcaggaggttgagactgctgTAAGCAAACAAAAGCATTTAATGCTAGAAATTTTGCAGCAATTTTATGCTTAATATAGCAAACACGCAGGGTATATGCTCCTAAGGAATAGCGTATGCAGCACTAGGACTCTGGCGGGTGAGCAGCTGGCAGAAGAAAGGTGCATGAGCAGATGAAATTTATATCCTAGCCACCATTTAATGTTCCACTTGACGTCTAGGAGACAAAATAAGGGATTAAGGAGCTCGCTTTGTTTTCAGATGACAAACCAGCTAGCAAAGCAAGCCAGCTTTCCTATACCAGCCAGTCGATTCCCTCACTGTGCTGCCAGGCACTCCGCGGAAAAGGGCTCCGAACCTGATGGCAGCAGGAAGACCCCCCGCAGGCGCGCGGCGCAGCTGGGGGGTGGAGAACCAGCGCTGCACCTGGGCCGAGGCCAGCGCTGGATCCAGCGGCGCCGCCTACTGCAGCGGCGTTAGGTGGACGGTCACCTCCACTTTCAGGGGGTTTTTCAAGGCTGCCCTCGGCATTCGACTGAGGCAGGGATCCTTCGAAGCGGCCGGCATGAGGCTCCACAGAAGCCCCATGGGCCCCACGCCCGTGAAGTCGCCGCCCAGAGCCAGGTCCCTGGCCAGGGCCAGCCCCTCGCCGCTGTCCACCTCGTAGTGGACGAGGGAGTGGAAGGGGCAGCCTCGGTGGCGGACGCCCGACACCCTCAGGGTCACCCGCTCCCCGGAGCCCAAGCCTTCTGCTTTCACATCCGGGCGCTTGTCGGCCAGCCCAGTCTTGGGCGTGACTGTCAGGGTCGCGGCCTTTTGGGAGAAAAGGGACGATGTGAATATCGGCCTCCAGGTCTGGAGGGGGACCCCAGAGGCTCGGAGCGCTGCCCGGGCCGCCCTCCACATCGTGCCGGGACCGTTGCGGCTTTGACCTCCGCCAACGTCTAGGCGGCCTGGCGCTGGCGGCCGAGGTTCCgcgctgaggaggaggaaggagtggGGCCCGGCCTGGCAGGGCGTGGCCCCGTGGGGCAAAACCCTGCAGGGCCACGTGATGGGACCTGGGCTGTTCCCTGCGGCGCCACTTAGCAACGGGCTGCAAGAAGAGGCGACTCCGGAGGGCCCAGGGTCCTTTGAGCTCCTAGAGGTCCCGTGTGGAACCGTCTGGAAGAGGCAGGATCCCCTCGCGAGTTTACCCTGGACGTGTGGcgaataaaaaacatttttaacagaaaGTGCCGGCCTCTGGCCTCCTCTGAATTCCCTCACTGGCCACCAGGGGTCACTATTCTCTAAACTTGATTGAAGGAGGCCAAGTGTGCTAGGCTCCGAACAAATTCCTTTCCTCCCATTTAAGTAACCTTTGTCCTGGATTAAGAAAGCCTGTCAAGGTTAAAGTTTAAACGTTTCCGATGAGATACTGAATTGAACTATAAAATAGTAGAGATTGATAATAGAAACTGGTGGAGAGACACTTCCCAAACTTGAATGCCAGCAGAGACCTAAAACGAGCCCAGCGGGACATAGGGGATGAGCGCAGGAGGGagcatatattttgctttttcattcag
Encoded proteins:
- the LOC103886365 gene encoding acyl-coenzyme A thioesterase 2, mitochondrial-like, whose amino-acid sequence is MWRAARAALRASGVPLQTWRPIFTSSLFSQKAATLTVTPKTGLADKRPDVKAEGLGSGERVTLRVSGVRHRGCPFHSLVHYEVDSGEGLALARDLALGGDFTGVGPMGLLWSLMPAASKDPCLSRMPRAALKNPLKVEVTVHLTPLQ